In Candidatus Magasanikbacteria bacterium RIFOXYB2_FULL_38_10, the following are encoded in one genomic region:
- a CDS encoding tRNA (guanosine(37)-N1)-methyltransferase TrmD, translated as MQFDILTIFPKIINDYVGESILKRAVAGGKIKIIAHDFRKFATDKHHKVDDHPYGGGAGMLLKIEPIYKCLESLDLVKEAKKKKQAGTKIIIMDPSGKKFDQKMAKKFSKLKKLVFICGRYEGFDERIYKFADEKISLGDYVLSGGELGALAITEAVARLVPGVLGNEESLKEETFESKEKMGVAEYPHYTRPENFIGMKVPQVLLSGDHQKIYEWRSKKSR; from the coding sequence ATGCAATTTGATATTCTGACAATTTTCCCCAAAATTATAAATGATTATGTCGGAGAAAGCATTTTAAAACGCGCTGTGGCTGGCGGAAAAATTAAAATTATAGCTCACGATTTTAGAAAATTTGCCACGGATAAACATCACAAAGTAGATGACCATCCGTACGGTGGGGGAGCCGGCATGCTTTTAAAAATAGAGCCAATCTATAAATGTTTGGAATCTCTGGATTTGGTAAAAGAGGCCAAGAAAAAAAAACAGGCGGGCACCAAGATAATTATTATGGATCCGTCCGGGAAAAAGTTTGATCAAAAGATGGCCAAGAAATTTTCTAAATTAAAAAAATTGGTTTTTATTTGCGGCCGGTATGAAGGTTTTGATGAAAGAATTTATAAATTTGCAGATGAGAAAATTTCTTTGGGTGATTATGTTTTATCCGGCGGGGAATTGGGGGCTTTGGCGATAACAGAAGCCGTCGCTCGTCTGGTTCCTGGCGTATTGGGTAATGAAGAATCCTTAAAAGAAGAAACTTTTGAAAGCAAAGAAAAAATGGGTGTGGCCGAATATCCACATTATACTCGCCCGGAAAATTTCATAGGAATGAAAGTTCCTCAAGTTTTATTGTCCGGAGATCATCAAAAAATTTATGAATGGAGGAGTAAAAAAAGCCGTTAA
- a CDS encoding 30S ribosomal protein S16 encodes MLTIKLTKTGKAKFPTFRLIVSEKRKDPWGAYLENLGSYNARKKIVVLNAERIKYWISKGAQLTPTAHNLLINQKIIEGAKVKKVKISAKRKTKIAEKKKAAEAKAA; translated from the coding sequence ATGTTGACTATCAAGCTAACAAAAACCGGCAAGGCTAAATTTCCCACCTTTAGACTGATTGTTTCAGAAAAAAGAAAAGACCCTTGGGGGGCTTATTTGGAAAATTTGGGTTCTTATAACGCCAGAAAAAAAATAGTAGTGTTGAATGCCGAAAGAATTAAATATTGGATAAGCAAGGGAGCGCAATTAACCCCTACGGCTCATAATCTTTTGATTAATCAAAAGATTATTGAAGGCGCCAAGGTTAAAAAAGTTAAGATCAGCGCTAAAAGAAAGACTAAAATAGCAGAAAAAAAGAAGGCCGCTGAAGCTAAAGCAGCTTAA